Proteins from one Terriglobales bacterium genomic window:
- a CDS encoding GxxExxY protein, whose translation MELNQISGVVIDAARKVHSALGPDLLEHIYRACLAYELRQRGLKVQEEVAAPIVYGSMKPDGAYRMDLAVEDSVIVELKAIEKLAPIHKVQLLSYLRLSGKTLGLILNFNVVHLREGIWRVVNQFEPASSASSASPAV comes from the coding sequence TTGGAGCTCAATCAGATCAGCGGCGTTGTGATCGACGCAGCCAGGAAGGTCCATTCCGCGCTTGGCCCAGATCTGCTGGAACATATTTATCGCGCATGCCTTGCTTATGAGTTGCGGCAACGCGGCCTCAAGGTTCAGGAAGAAGTAGCTGCTCCGATTGTCTACGGCTCCATGAAGCCCGACGGGGCTTACAGAATGGATTTGGCGGTGGAAGACTCAGTTATCGTCGAGCTCAAAGCGATCGAAAAGCTCGCGCCGATTCACAAGGTTCAATTGCTTTCATATCTGCGGCTTTCCGGTAAGACACTGGGTCTCATTCTCAATTTCAACGTTGTTCACCTACGCGAAGGAATCTGGCGCGTGGTGAACCAATTTGAACCAGCATCCTCTGCGTCCTCCGCGTCCCCTGCGGTTTGA